Proteins encoded by one window of Salvia splendens isolate huo1 chromosome 5, SspV2, whole genome shotgun sequence:
- the LOC121802497 gene encoding uncharacterized protein LOC121802497 translates to MAVAIPSPAAAEKKHWWLTNRKMVERHVREARMLIATKEHSEIAAALRLLDAALAVAPRMEVALEMKARSLLYLRRFKEVVEMLQDYIPSLKMAISDDASTTSSSDSASAHLSREGASLLSSGGGSEPACTCFSVSDLKKKVISGLFKNVEEAGQWRYSVLGQACCHLGLMEDALVLLQTGKRLATAAFRRRSNSLTDDIFSSINHPFSGDNHEPKRPPKTEFESISRLLCHTKLLIRRKTAALAALDAGLYAEAVRHFTKILDGRRGAPQGFLAECYVHRASAFRSAGRIAEAIGDCNRALALDTSCIDALAIRATLFESIRCFHDSLHDLEHLKLLYNSIQRDRKTPGPVWKRQKVQHREIPGKLCSVAAKIQQLKQRLASGETGGLDYHALIGLRRGCSRSELERAHLLLMLRHKPDQSWNFMHKCEFADEKDVDSVRDGAKMSALVLHRMIQRGYASLMAAILEDEAVEKQRNNAAEGNTSFQGVFCRDVGNSLSHTRFNHPIPLKYEALSC, encoded by the exons ATGGCGGTAGCAATTCCATCTCCGGCCGCCGCCGAGAAGAAGCACTGGTGGCTCACTAACCGAAAG ATGGTGGAGCGACACGTGAGGGAAGCGAGGATGTTGATCGCGACGAAGGAGCATAGCGAGATCGCGGCGGCGCTTCGCCTCCTCGATGCGGCGCTGGCGGTGGCGCCGCGCATGGAGGTGGCGCTCGAGATGAAGGCGCGGAGCTTGCTCTACCTCCGCCGGTTTAAGGAGGTGGTGGAAATGCTTCAGGACTACATTCCGAGTCTGAAAATGGCTATCTCCGACGACGCGTCGACCACCAGTTCATCCGATAGCGCTTCGGCTCACCTGTCTAGGGAGGGAGCCTCGCTCCTTTCCTCCGGCGGCGGATCCGAGCCGGCGTGTACATGCTTCTCTGTCTCCGATTTGAAGAAGAAagttatttccggtttgttTAAGAATGTCGAGGAAGCTGGCCAATGGAG GTACTCGGTGTTAGGTCAAGCGTGCTGCCACCTAGGTTTAATGGAGGATGCATTGGTACTCCTCCAGACCGGAAAACGCCTCGCCACCGCCGCATTCCGCCGGCGGAGCAATTCTCTCACCGACGACATCTTCTCCTCCATCAATCACCCCTTCTCCGGCGACAATCACGAGCCGAAAAGGCCTCCGAAGACCGAATTCGAGAGCATCTCGCGCCTCCTCTGCCACACCAAGCTCCTCATCCGCCGCAAGACGGCCGCGCTAGCCGCACTCGACGCCGGACTCTACGCCGAAGCCGTCAGGCACTTCACGAAGATCCTCGACGGCCGCCGCGGCGCGCCGCAGGGGTTCCTGGCGGAGTGCTACGTCCACCGCGCCTCCGCCTTCAGATCCGCCGGCCGAATCGCAGAGGCAATCGGCGACTGCAACAGAGCCCTAGCGCTGGACACATCCTGCATCGACGCGCTCGCCATTAGAGCCACATTGTTTGAATCGATCAGGTGCTTCCACGATAGCCTCCACGATCTCGAGCATTTGAAATTACTCTACAATTCGATTCAGCGCGACCGGAAAACCCCAGGGCCTGTTTGGAAGCGGCAGAAGGTCCAACACCGGGAAATTCCGGGCAAATTGTGCTCGGTGGCAGCTAAAATCCAGCAGCTGAAGCAGCGTCTCGCCTCCGGTGAAACCGGAGGCCTAGACTATCACGCATTGATCGGATTGAGGCGAGGCTGCTCTAGGTCGGAATTGGAAAGAGCTCATTTGCTGCTGATGCTGAGACACAAGCCCGATCAATCGTGGAATTTCATGCATAAATGCGAATTCGCGGATGAGAAGGATGTCGATTCGGTGAGGGATGGCGCGAAGATGTCGGCTTTGGTGTTGCACAGAATGATTCAGAGGGGTTATGCTAGTTTAATGGCGGCAATTttggaggacgaggcggtggagaAGCAACGAAACAACGCAGCGGAAGGGAATACGTCGTTTCAAGGAGTGTTTTGTCGGGATGTCGGAAATTCGCTTTCTCACACGCGGTTCAATCATCCGATCCCACTAAAATATGAGGCGCTCAGTTGTTAA